A region from the Silene latifolia isolate original U9 population chromosome 7, ASM4854445v1, whole genome shotgun sequence genome encodes:
- the LOC141589685 gene encoding peroxidase 57-like — MAKVKSSSSSPMAILAIAVMLMSLVSQSYAQLSVGFYKNKCGAYDVESEIYKVVSGFYATDKTIAAALLRMLFHDAYGAGGTYYNVETGRRDATTSSATTGANLPGPTIPVSDFVNKMAVRGLSAADTVLLLAGGHTVGIIHCKFFLPRLYNFKSTGLPDPSINTTTLSFLKKTCPSGGSNNFVYADQTPGSGLRFDSGYFKAIKMGQGILEIDQRLASDPSTRAIVNYFATSSDFATLFAGAVNKLTRYGALTGTQGQIRTNCHRVNSY; from the exons ATGGCTAAGGTTAAATCGAGTTCTTCTTCTCCGATGGCGATTTTAGCCATTGCTGTTATGTTGATGAGCCTTGTGAGTCAATCTTATGCGCAGTTGAGCGTCGGATTTTACAAGAATAAGTGTGGTGCCTATGATGTTGAATCCGAAATCTACAAGGTTGTCAGCGGTTTTTATGCTACCGATAAAACCATTGCTGCCGCTCTACTAAGGATGCTCTTCCATGACGCCTATGGA GCTGGCGGAACTTATTACAATGTCGAAACAGGAAGAAGAGACGCTACAACCTCTAGTGCTACAACCGGCGCCAACCTTCCTGGACCTACAATCCCGGTTAGTGATTTTGTCAACAAAATGGCAGTAAGAGGATTAAGTGCTGCGGACACCGTGCTTCTCCTAG CGGGAGGTCACACTGTCGGAATCATACATTGCAAGTTCTTCCTACCGCGTCTCTACAACTTCAAATCCACCGGACTACCCGACCCAAGCATCAACACAACCACTCTCTCATTCCTAAAAAAGACATGCCCAAGTGGGGGTTCAAACAACTTTGTCTACGCGGACCAAACTCCAGGAAGCGGGTTGAGATTCGACTCAGGGTATTTCAAAGCGATAAAGATGGGACAAGGTATCCTTGAAATTGATCAAAGGTTGGCATCAGACCCAAGTACCCGTGCTATTGTTAATTATTTCGCAACCAGCAGCGACTTTGCCACCCTATTTGCCGGGGCAGTTAACAAGCTCACCCGGTATGGAGCACTCACTGGTACCCAAGGTCAAATCAGGACGAATTGCCACCGCGTTAACAGCTATTAA